Proteins encoded in a region of the Sulfurimonas marina genome:
- a CDS encoding saccharopine dehydrogenase family protein produces MNTTLIIGAGGVGRVVAHKCAMNADVFGKIILASRTKSKCDEIALEIKNVTIETASIDADNTNELIEFIKQVGADIVINVALPYQDLTIMDACIATNTPYLDTANYEHPDEAKFEYKEQWARDDKFKEAGIMGLLGSGFDPGATNVFCAYAQKHYFDEIHYIDILDCNAGDHGYPFATNFNPEINLREVSAKGRYWENGEWIETEPMEIMQVWDYPEVGPKDSYLLYHEEMESLVQNIKGLKRIRFFMTFGQSYLKHMEVLQNVGMLGIEPVEHQGQKIIPIEFLKTLLPDPASLGPRTKGKTNIGIVAEGLKDGVKKKIYIYQVKDHEECYKEVLSQGVSYTTGVPAMIGAKLMLEEIWSGTGVFNMEQLDPDPFMEEMNKQGLPWKVKELEV; encoded by the coding sequence ATGAATACAACATTGATTATTGGTGCCGGTGGAGTAGGAAGAGTTGTTGCGCATAAATGTGCAATGAATGCTGATGTATTTGGAAAAATCATCCTTGCAAGCCGTACAAAATCTAAGTGTGATGAGATCGCTTTAGAAATCAAAAATGTAACTATTGAGACAGCAAGTATTGATGCTGATAATACTAATGAGCTTATTGAGTTTATAAAACAAGTTGGTGCCGATATTGTTATTAACGTGGCATTACCGTATCAAGATTTAACTATTATGGATGCATGTATAGCTACAAATACACCGTATTTAGATACTGCAAACTATGAACATCCTGATGAAGCTAAGTTTGAGTATAAAGAGCAGTGGGCTAGAGATGATAAATTTAAAGAAGCCGGAATTATGGGACTGCTTGGAAGTGGCTTTGATCCTGGCGCTACAAACGTATTTTGTGCATATGCGCAAAAGCATTATTTTGACGAGATCCACTACATTGACATTTTAGATTGTAATGCAGGTGATCACGGATATCCGTTTGCTACAAACTTCAACCCAGAGATTAACCTTCGTGAAGTAAGTGCTAAAGGGCGTTACTGGGAAAACGGTGAGTGGATAGAAACTGAGCCTATGGAGATTATGCAAGTTTGGGATTATCCTGAAGTAGGGCCGAAAGACTCTTATCTTCTTTACCATGAAGAGATGGAATCGCTTGTACAAAATATTAAAGGTTTAAAACGTATCCGTTTCTTTATGACATTTGGACAAAGTTATTTAAAACATATGGAAGTGCTTCAAAATGTTGGTATGCTAGGGATTGAGCCTGTTGAACACCAAGGGCAAAAAATTATTCCGATCGAGTTCTTAAAAACATTGCTGCCAGATCCAGCATCTCTTGGTCCTAGAACTAAAGGGAAAACAAACATCGGTATTGTTGCTGAAGGGCTCAAAGACGGTGTGAAGAAAAAAATCTATATCTACCAAGTAAAAGATCACGAAGAGTGCTATAAAGAGGTACTTTCTCAGGGAGTTTCATATACAACCGGAGTTCCTGCAATGATTGGTGCAAAATTGATGTTAGAAGAGATTTGGAGTGGTACAGGTGTGTTTAATATGGAACAGCTTGATCCCGATCCGTTTATGGAAGAGATGAACAAACAAGGACTTCCTTGGAAAGTTAAAGAGCTGGAAGTGTAA
- a CDS encoding HDOD domain-containing protein → MTFADIAQKIETLPSLSSIADEIEAVYNSNTRDIDIVKLSKAIESDAMLTANILKMINSPYYGFKNKISSITLAITLLGARKIIVLVIHYALLNNVKADMSVYNLTNEQFNELCHLQSALMLQWFSQIDIQEAGFLSSLALIMEGGKLILAHEVIESEYTSEFREGFNECDNSDEYERELLGVTSYYISAKLFEHWNLDGLYIKILEGLNEQECSQNDKKICEFIKALNIVRTAINVKEVLTEDSISKSVKLVEEMGYDHRYFEHTAHRLQTEYLSLSIED, encoded by the coding sequence ATGACTTTTGCCGACATAGCACAAAAGATTGAAACTCTCCCTTCACTTTCTTCGATAGCCGATGAGATAGAAGCTGTTTATAACAGTAATACCAGAGATATCGATATAGTAAAGTTGTCTAAGGCGATAGAGTCAGATGCTATGTTAACGGCAAATATTTTAAAGATGATCAACTCTCCGTATTACGGATTTAAAAATAAAATTTCATCTATTACTTTGGCAATTACACTGCTAGGGGCAAGAAAGATTATAGTTTTAGTGATCCACTACGCTTTGTTAAACAATGTAAAAGCTGATATGAGTGTTTACAACCTTACGAATGAGCAGTTTAATGAACTGTGTCACTTGCAAAGTGCATTAATGTTACAGTGGTTTTCTCAAATTGATATTCAAGAAGCAGGCTTTTTATCATCGCTGGCTCTTATTATGGAGGGTGGAAAACTCATCTTAGCACATGAGGTTATAGAGAGTGAGTATACAAGTGAGTTCCGTGAAGGCTTTAATGAGTGTGACAATTCAGATGAGTATGAACGGGAACTTTTAGGAGTAACAAGTTACTACATCTCGGCAAAGTTGTTTGAGCACTGGAATCTGGATGGACTATATATTAAAATTTTAGAAGGACTTAATGAGCAAGAGTGCTCTCAAAATGATAAAAAAATTTGTGAATTTATTAAGGCCCTTAACATAGTCCGCACAGCCATTAATGTCAAAGAGGTTTTAACCGAAGACTCTATTTCAAAAAGTGTGAAGCTTGTTGAAGAGATGGGGTATGACCATAGATACTTTGAACATACGGCACATAGATTACAGACAGAATATCTAAGTTTAAGTATTGAAGATTAG
- a CDS encoding diacylglycerol kinase: protein MELNKPKHNLFRNGKYALEGFVDIVKHETSFKWQLLMLFSMGIIAWVLPIDFTYSAILFISLFIPVASEVANSAIERVVDLVTLDYHIMAKKAKDVGATLVLLSLIVTGMIWIFVLLIAFKMV, encoded by the coding sequence ATGGAATTAAATAAACCGAAACATAATCTTTTTAGAAACGGTAAATATGCACTTGAAGGGTTTGTAGATATCGTAAAACATGAAACATCATTTAAGTGGCAGCTTTTAATGCTTTTTAGTATGGGGATAATCGCATGGGTATTGCCGATAGATTTTACATATTCGGCTATTTTATTTATCTCTTTATTTATACCGGTTGCTTCAGAGGTAGCAAACTCTGCGATCGAGAGAGTTGTAGATCTTGTAACACTTGACTATCACATCATGGCAAAAAAAGCAAAAGATGTCGGGGCTACACTTGTTCTGCTCAGTTTAATTGTGACGGGCATGATTTGGATTTTTGTCCTGCTGATCGCATTTAAGATGGTCTAA